A single window of Halotalea alkalilenta DNA harbors:
- the ppk1 gene encoding polyphosphate kinase 1, translating to MARIESPDAIESLVFSRLDVSDPALYLNREISQLLFNVRVLDQALDERLPLLERLTFLLIFSANVDEFFEIRVAGLKRRLARGKLQAGVDGLDPAEVLARVGELAHAQIERQYRILNQRLLPALEAEGIRFLRRRQWGPAQIAWIGDYFEREIMPVVSPIGLDPAHPFPRLANKSLTFIVSLVGIDAFGREGGLAILPAPRSLPRLVKLPDGIAEREDYVFLSSIIHANVESLFPGMRVTGCHQFRLTRNADLAVGLQGISDLASALEGELLAQPYGDGVRLEISDSCPQPLCDLLLKQFSLEPQDLYRVAGPVNLARLFGVLEMTQRPELRYPSFVPVWPERLWRSRNRLFEVIQQRDILLHHPFDAFEPIELWLHQAANDPGVLAIKQTLYRTRADSMLVGALVEAAHNGKEVTVVIELRARFDEANNLHLAERLQRAGVNVIYGVMAYKTHAKLLHIVRREPEGLRHYAHLGTGNYHNKTAMRYTDYSLLTARQPLCQDVLMLFRQLSGMERRIDTQVLLHAPFTLHSSLLDKIRGEAEHALAGRPSGIIIKCNALTEPQLVAALYRASQAGVRCRLIVRGICVLRPGVPGVSENIEVRSVIGRFLEHTRVYRFENGGKAQTWCASADLMERNLLHRVESCFPILDQGLAERIAQDLMHYLDDTHQSWHLDQHGSYHPPTGGETPAVQQALLRAPDGFDSHLH from the coding sequence GTGGCGCGCATCGAATCGCCCGATGCGATTGAATCATTAGTCTTCTCGAGGCTGGATGTCTCCGACCCCGCGCTCTATCTCAACCGCGAGATCTCCCAGCTGCTGTTCAATGTCCGTGTGCTCGACCAGGCGCTGGACGAGCGGCTGCCGCTGCTCGAGCGTCTGACCTTCCTGCTGATCTTCTCCGCCAACGTCGATGAGTTCTTCGAGATCCGCGTCGCCGGGCTCAAACGCAGGCTGGCCCGGGGCAAGCTCCAGGCCGGGGTGGATGGCCTCGACCCCGCCGAAGTGCTGGCTCGGGTCGGCGAGCTGGCCCACGCGCAGATCGAGCGACAGTACCGGATCCTCAATCAGCGGCTGCTGCCGGCGCTCGAAGCCGAGGGCATCCGCTTCCTGCGCCGGCGCCAATGGGGCCCGGCCCAGATCGCCTGGATCGGGGACTACTTCGAGCGCGAGATCATGCCGGTGGTCAGTCCGATCGGGCTCGACCCCGCCCATCCCTTTCCTCGTCTGGCAAACAAGAGCCTCACCTTCATCGTCTCGCTAGTGGGTATCGACGCTTTCGGCCGCGAAGGCGGACTTGCGATCCTGCCCGCGCCGCGCTCGCTGCCACGACTGGTGAAACTGCCGGATGGCATCGCCGAGCGGGAGGACTACGTCTTTCTCTCCTCGATCATCCACGCCAATGTCGAATCGCTGTTTCCCGGCATGCGCGTCACCGGTTGCCACCAGTTCCGCCTGACCCGCAACGCTGATCTGGCGGTCGGCCTGCAAGGCATCTCCGATTTGGCCTCGGCGCTGGAGGGAGAGCTGCTGGCGCAGCCCTACGGCGATGGCGTGCGGCTAGAAATCAGCGACAGCTGCCCACAGCCGCTCTGCGATCTGCTGCTGAAGCAGTTCTCGCTGGAGCCGCAGGATTTGTATCGGGTGGCGGGCCCGGTCAACCTGGCCCGGCTATTCGGCGTACTCGAGATGACCCAGCGTCCCGAGCTACGCTATCCAAGCTTCGTGCCCGTCTGGCCCGAGCGACTGTGGCGCTCGAGGAACCGGCTATTCGAGGTCATCCAGCAGCGGGACATACTGCTCCACCACCCGTTCGATGCCTTCGAGCCGATCGAGCTGTGGCTCCACCAGGCCGCCAACGATCCCGGCGTGCTCGCGATCAAGCAGACCCTCTATCGCACCCGTGCCGACTCGATGCTGGTCGGCGCGCTGGTCGAGGCCGCCCACAACGGCAAGGAGGTCACCGTGGTGATCGAGCTGCGCGCTCGCTTCGATGAAGCCAACAACCTTCACCTGGCCGAGCGCCTGCAGCGCGCCGGGGTCAACGTGATCTACGGGGTGATGGCCTACAAGACCCACGCCAAGCTTTTGCACATCGTTCGCCGCGAACCCGAGGGGCTGCGTCACTATGCCCATCTCGGCACCGGCAACTATCACAACAAGACGGCGATGCGCTATACCGACTACAGCCTGCTCACCGCACGCCAGCCGCTGTGCCAGGACGTGCTGATGCTGTTTCGCCAGCTTTCGGGGATGGAGCGCAGGATCGATACCCAGGTGCTGCTGCATGCGCCTTTCACCCTGCACTCGAGCCTGCTCGACAAGATACGCGGGGAAGCCGAGCACGCCCTCGCCGGAAGGCCCTCGGGGATCATCATCAAGTGCAACGCGCTGACCGAGCCCCAACTGGTCGCCGCGCTCTATCGCGCCTCCCAGGCCGGCGTGCGCTGCAGGCTGATCGTGCGTGGCATCTGCGTACTGCGGCCCGGCGTGCCGGGGGTCTCGGAGAACATCGAGGTGCGCTCGGTGATCGGTCGCTTCCTCGAACATACCCGGGTCTATCGCTTCGAGAATGGCGGCAAGGCCCAGACTTGGTGCGCCAGCGCAGACCTGATGGAGCGAAATCTGCTGCACCGGGTGGAAAGCTGCTTTCCAATCCTCGACCAGGGACTCGCCGAGCGCATTGCCCAGGACCTCATGCACTATCTCGATGACACCCACCAGAGCTGGCACTTGGACCAGCATGGCAGCTACCACCCGCCAACCGGTGGAGAGACGCCCGCGGTGCAGCAGGCGCTGCTGCGCGCGCCGGATGGGTTCGATTCACACCTCCATTGA
- the pgsA gene encoding CDP-diacylglycerol--glycerol-3-phosphate 3-phosphatidyltransferase encodes MNIPNILTLIRIIFIPLLVIAFYLPPSWSYPSAALLFGAAAVTDWFDGYLARRWNQSTPFGAFLDPVADKLIVAVALALLIERYDSIWMTLPALVIIGREIVISALREWMAELGKRANVAVSQIGKLKTALQMISIFLLLGVSPGSMIGMLGQLMLYAAALLTLWSMIQYLRAAWPELVRDI; translated from the coding sequence ATGAACATCCCCAACATCCTGACCCTCATCCGGATCATCTTCATTCCGCTCCTGGTCATCGCTTTCTACCTCCCTCCCAGCTGGAGCTACCCGAGTGCCGCACTGCTGTTCGGCGCCGCGGCGGTAACCGACTGGTTCGATGGCTACCTGGCACGGCGCTGGAACCAGAGCACCCCCTTCGGCGCCTTCCTCGACCCGGTGGCCGACAAGCTGATCGTCGCCGTTGCCCTGGCACTCTTGATCGAGCGCTACGACAGCATATGGATGACGCTTCCCGCCCTGGTCATCATCGGCAGGGAGATCGTCATCTCGGCGCTGCGCGAATGGATGGCGGAGCTGGGCAAGCGAGCGAACGTCGCGGTATCCCAGATCGGCAAGCTGAAGACCGCGCTGCAGATGATCTCGATCTTCCTGCTACTCGGGGTGTCGCCGGGTTCGATGATCGGAATGCTCGGCCAGCTGATGCTCTACGCCGCCGCCCTCCTCACTCTCTGGTCGATGATCCAGTATCTTCGCGCCGCCTGGCCCGAGCTGGTGAGAGATATCTGA
- the shiA gene encoding shikimate transporter, with product MNENVAGVSGSGLHPEHRARRAAWGSFIGAVVDWYDFLLYGIVAALVFNSQFFPSVSPTTGTLAALATFGVGFLFRPIGGMVFGHFGDRLGRKRMLVLTVILMGGATALIGLLPTYEQIGIWAPVLLVLLRAVQGFAVGGEWGGAALMAVESAPKHRRAFYSSGVQVGYGVGLILATGSVALLSHWLDEEAFNSWGWRLPFVFSIVLVFIAFKVRSSVEESPEFTEQVEVSEEGAAKLPLLEALRRHPGAFLLIIAMRMAELFTMYIVTTFALSYSTSNMGLSRDLFLSIGLLVGAISCVTIPFFAWLADLFGRKRVYVTGAVIGVVFSFPFFFALEARNVVLIVFCAVMLANIAHDMVVSVQQPVFAELFGTSYRYSGAGVGYQVASVVGGGFTPFIAAFLVGMWDGAWLPVAVYLTLGCLLSALAAGWMMRGREHDVA from the coding sequence ATGAACGAAAACGTGGCCGGCGTCTCTGGTTCGGGTCTGCACCCCGAGCATCGGGCGCGCAGGGCGGCATGGGGCAGTTTCATCGGTGCGGTGGTGGATTGGTACGACTTCCTGCTCTACGGGATCGTTGCCGCGCTGGTATTCAATTCACAGTTCTTTCCCAGTGTCAGTCCTACCACAGGCACGCTCGCGGCGCTTGCCACCTTCGGTGTAGGTTTTCTGTTCCGTCCGATCGGCGGCATGGTATTCGGCCACTTCGGCGATCGTCTCGGGCGCAAGCGCATGCTGGTGCTGACGGTGATCCTGATGGGCGGTGCCACTGCATTGATCGGGCTGCTGCCGACCTATGAACAGATCGGTATCTGGGCCCCGGTCCTGCTGGTACTGCTGCGGGCGGTCCAGGGGTTCGCGGTAGGGGGCGAGTGGGGAGGGGCTGCGCTGATGGCGGTGGAGAGCGCGCCCAAGCATCGTCGTGCGTTCTACAGCAGCGGTGTGCAGGTCGGCTATGGTGTCGGCCTGATCCTCGCCACTGGCAGCGTCGCACTGCTCAGCCATTGGCTCGATGAAGAGGCGTTCAATAGCTGGGGCTGGCGGCTGCCGTTCGTGTTCAGCATCGTCTTGGTGTTCATCGCCTTCAAGGTGCGCTCCAGCGTCGAAGAGTCTCCCGAGTTCACCGAGCAGGTCGAAGTTAGCGAAGAGGGCGCTGCGAAGCTTCCGCTGCTCGAGGCGCTGCGACGCCATCCGGGCGCGTTTTTGCTGATCATCGCGATGCGCATGGCCGAACTCTTCACCATGTACATCGTCACCACCTTCGCGCTGAGCTACTCCACCAGCAACATGGGGCTTTCGCGAGACCTGTTCCTGTCGATCGGCCTGCTGGTCGGTGCGATCAGCTGTGTGACGATTCCGTTCTTCGCCTGGCTGGCCGATCTGTTCGGACGCAAACGGGTCTACGTCACCGGCGCGGTGATCGGGGTGGTTTTCTCGTTCCCGTTCTTCTTCGCGCTCGAGGCGCGCAACGTCGTACTGATCGTGTTCTGTGCGGTGATGCTCGCCAACATCGCCCACGACATGGTGGTGAGCGTGCAGCAGCCGGTGTTCGCCGAGCTCTTCGGCACCTCCTATCGCTACAGCGGTGCGGGCGTGGGCTACCAGGTCGCGAGCGTGGTCGGCGGCGGCTTCACGCCATTCATCGCCGCTTTCCTGGTGGGGATGTGGGACGGCGCCTGGCTGCCGGTGGCGGTCTACCTGACGCTCGGATGCTTGCTCTCGGCGCTGGCGGCGGGCTGGATGATGCGTGGCCGGGAGCATGACGTCGCCTAG
- a CDS encoding Ppx/GppA phosphatase family protein has protein sequence MPHLPRPERFAAIDLGSNSFHLMIVERTQGRLKQIDKRSERVQLAAGMRDGKLSPQAIERASACLEKFAQQLQGIDPRRRRAVGTSALRNATNAGVLIDRTQQLLSVPLEIISGREEARLIYAGAAFALADTRGRRLVIDIGGGSTELVIGEAREPRLLESLEMGCVTYTERYLADGKIDLDRLERIRRAALAELSPIRSAYLAHGWDEAVGTSGTLRTLAQIAGGQSGDGERLDHNAIKRVIDLLCASGSIEQLPFAGMKPERARVFPAGVAIVSALFDGLYLDSLRISQGALRDGVLLDLTGRGTQHDPRDSAVTSFTRHFGGDQRHLDNVVATALRCFDQVRDDWTLDTQARAFLGWAAQLHEIGLLISHSRFHRHGAYMIENADLPGFSQLDQRLLALLVLGHRRGLSLKEAEERLDPERCHRHGRLVRLLRLAVVLNRTREDTPCLDFELGACGERLSLTLRRPPSALLDEDLRDERERQRAAGFELDYRH, from the coding sequence ATGCCTCACCTTCCCCGCCCTGAGCGCTTCGCCGCGATCGACCTGGGCTCCAACAGCTTTCACCTGATGATCGTGGAGCGCACCCAAGGGCGGCTGAAGCAGATCGACAAACGCAGCGAACGGGTCCAGCTCGCCGCGGGCATGCGCGACGGCAAGCTTTCACCGCAGGCGATCGAGCGCGCGAGCGCATGTCTTGAGAAATTCGCCCAGCAGCTGCAGGGCATCGACCCTCGAAGGCGGCGGGCAGTGGGTACCAGCGCGCTACGCAATGCGACCAACGCCGGAGTGCTGATCGATCGCACCCAGCAGCTGCTCAGCGTACCGCTGGAGATCATCTCGGGCCGGGAAGAGGCCCGCCTGATCTATGCCGGCGCCGCCTTCGCTCTCGCCGATACGCGCGGAAGGCGGCTAGTGATCGATATCGGCGGCGGCTCGACCGAGCTGGTCATCGGTGAGGCTCGCGAACCCAGGCTGCTGGAGAGCCTGGAGATGGGCTGCGTGACCTACACAGAGCGCTACCTCGCCGATGGCAAGATCGACCTGGACAGGCTGGAGCGCATCAGACGGGCGGCGCTCGCCGAGCTGAGCCCGATACGCAGCGCCTATCTCGCCCACGGATGGGACGAGGCAGTGGGCACCTCGGGCACCTTGCGTACCCTGGCCCAGATCGCCGGCGGGCAGAGCGGCGATGGCGAACGGCTCGACCACAACGCGATCAAGAGAGTGATCGACCTGCTCTGCGCCAGCGGTTCGATCGAGCAGCTGCCGTTCGCCGGAATGAAGCCGGAGCGAGCGCGGGTATTTCCCGCCGGTGTCGCCATCGTTAGCGCACTGTTCGATGGACTCTATCTGGATTCGCTGCGGATCAGCCAAGGCGCGCTGCGCGACGGCGTACTGCTCGACCTCACCGGCCGCGGCACGCAACACGATCCCCGCGACAGCGCGGTAACCTCCTTCACCCGCCACTTCGGCGGCGACCAGCGCCACCTCGACAACGTCGTCGCGACCGCGCTTAGGTGTTTCGACCAGGTGAGGGACGACTGGACACTCGACACCCAGGCGCGCGCCTTTCTCGGCTGGGCGGCACAGCTGCACGAGATCGGACTGCTGATCTCCCATTCCCGATTCCACCGGCACGGCGCCTACATGATCGAGAACGCCGATCTTCCCGGCTTCTCCCAACTCGACCAGCGGCTGCTTGCGCTGCTGGTACTAGGGCATCGCCGCGGTCTCTCGCTGAAGGAAGCCGAGGAGCGGCTCGATCCCGAACGGTGCCATCGCCATGGCCGGCTGGTCAGGCTGCTGAGACTGGCGGTAGTGCTCAATCGCACCCGGGAAGACACCCCTTGCCTGGACTTCGAGCTCGGGGCCTGCGGCGAGCGACTCTCCCTGACCCTGCGGCGTCCCCCCTCGGCCCTGCTCGACGAAGACCTGCGCGACGAGCGCGAGCGACAGCGAGCCGCGGGGTTCGAACTCGACTACCGCCATTGA